A section of the Hippea sp. KM1 genome encodes:
- a CDS encoding ATP-binding protein, translating into MKKLPIGIQTFSEIIQEGYYYVDKTEFAYKLLTKGKYYFLSRPRRFGKSLFLDTLAEIFLGHKELFKGLYIYDKYDFKPHPVIRISFGSGDYSLDESQTINEIKYILEDNLETLGLECKDLNDFKDCFRQLIKEAYLKHSQRVVILIDEYDKPILDNITNKDMAKRARNILKNFYSVIKDSDRYIRFVFITGVSKFSKLNLFSGLNNLEDITIDENYAEICGYTHDDLLTVFKDRIEGADLELVKRWYNGYNYFGKPLYNPFDILLFLSKNHEFRNYWWQTGNPSFLIEKLKEENHYIPEIENALISEEALEAFDVEYIDFRALLWQTGYLTIDERITDERGRLKYKLKIPNLEIQYSLNELFILYLTNQRQEMYRYEDNLYEALKTNDFHSFINHLKTIFATIPYQNYANNIISKYEGYYSSVIFVYLMALGYDVIPEDITNKGRIDLTVKMKDKILILEFKVDQEKDKPIKQIKERRYYEKYLNENKEIYLIGMVFDSRERNISQWEVERVDG; encoded by the coding sequence ATGAAAAAACTTCCAATAGGCATCCAGACCTTTAGCGAGATCATACAAGAAGGTTATTACTATGTTGACAAAACAGAGTTTGCATACAAGCTTTTGACAAAGGGCAAGTATTACTTCCTCTCCCGCCCCAGGCGCTTCGGCAAATCACTCTTCCTTGACACATTGGCAGAGATATTCTTAGGGCACAAGGAGCTATTCAAAGGGCTATACATCTATGACAAGTATGACTTCAAGCCCCACCCTGTCATAAGGATATCATTTGGCAGTGGGGATTACTCTTTAGATGAGAGCCAGACAATCAATGAGATAAAGTACATATTAGAGGACAACTTAGAGACTCTGGGTTTAGAGTGTAAAGACCTAAATGACTTCAAAGACTGTTTCAGACAACTCATAAAAGAAGCCTATCTTAAACACTCCCAACGAGTCGTCATCCTCATAGACGAATACGACAAACCCATCCTTGACAACATCACAAACAAGGATATGGCAAAAAGGGCAAGAAACATACTAAAGAACTTCTACTCTGTAATAAAGGACAGCGACAGATACATCAGGTTTGTCTTTATTACTGGAGTAAGCAAGTTCTCAAAGCTCAACCTATTCAGTGGTTTGAACAACTTAGAGGATATTACAATTGATGAGAACTATGCAGAAATCTGCGGCTATACACATGATGACCTGTTGACTGTCTTCAAAGACAGAATAGAGGGTGCAGACTTAGAGTTGGTCAAGAGGTGGTATAACGGTTATAACTACTTTGGCAAACCACTATACAACCCATTTGACATACTGCTCTTTCTTTCCAAAAACCATGAGTTTAGAAACTACTGGTGGCAGACAGGAAATCCATCTTTCTTGATAGAGAAGCTAAAGGAAGAAAACCACTACATACCAGAGATTGAGAATGCACTCATATCAGAAGAAGCATTAGAGGCCTTTGATGTGGAATACATTGACTTTAGAGCACTTCTGTGGCAGACGGGGTATTTGACGATAGATGAGAGGATAACAGATGAAAGAGGGAGGCTGAAGTATAAGCTGAAGATACCAAACTTAGAGATCCAATACTCCCTGAATGAACTTTTCATCCTCTACCTCACAAACCAGAGACAGGAGATGTACAGATATGAGGATAACCTCTATGAGGCCCTAAAGACCAACGACTTTCACTCCTTCATCAACCACCTAAAGACCATCTTTGCAACCATTCCCTATCAGAACTATGCAAACAACATCATATCCAAGTATGAGGGATACTATAGTAGCGTTATCTTTGTCTACCTAATGGCTTTGGGCTACGATGTGATACCTGAGGATATAACAAACAAGGGAAGGATTGATTTAACAGTTAAGATGAAGGATAAGATCCTCATCTTAGAGTTCAAAGTAGATCAGGAGAAAGACAAACCGATAAAGCAGATAAAAGAGAGAAGATACTATGAGAAATACTTGAATGAGAACAAAGAGATATACCTCATTGGGATGGTGTTTGATTCAAGAGAGAGGAATATTAGCCAGTGGGAAGTTGAGAGGGTGGATGGGTAG
- a CDS encoding AAA family ATPase: protein MKNLVDRIGTLINAKHPLIYLKTEEELEALDVITEAVETINDRCPVFTYDEAEGLRWINENRVVQLHKDSERKLLIRIKNQIDAIGNFYEAMKFIRDISSEHQVALAVLSAETTINEQSPSGVENIRMLKNVVNDIKQKGNYASIFFISDSFIIPPLLEQDIIVFKFSYPNRGKISEILDEIIQEYSLIVTDKLRNELISALQGLTYSEIENLLYIAISDDGSLDEKDIDFFMDYKKQKAEKNPIVEFVDLRGISTDVGGLKNLKEWLNRKNKIFRNLDKAIENGVDLPKGVLLVGMPGCGKSLTAKYAGKLMNLPLLRLDMGRVMGPYLGQSEENIRKAILTAESIAPSILWIDELEKALSGIGDNSNDTLTRIFGTLLTWMQEKKKAVFLIATANDISGLPAEFLRKGRFDEIFFVDFPDRDSMREIFKIHLKNRKKDPNSIDLDRVLDAMKVGYSGADIEAIVSEAVENAFIEGKNSVSTEDILNIIRSGSIKPMSEVLKDKVDTLREAFKKYSFKPAN, encoded by the coding sequence ATGAAAAATCTTGTAGACAGAATAGGAACACTTATAAACGCAAAGCATCCGCTTATATATCTAAAGACCGAAGAAGAGCTTGAGGCGTTGGATGTAATTACAGAAGCTGTTGAAACCATCAATGATAGATGCCCTGTTTTTACATACGACGAAGCTGAAGGGCTTAGATGGATAAACGAAAACCGGGTTGTGCAGCTTCACAAAGACTCAGAAAGAAAATTGCTCATAAGAATAAAGAACCAAATTGATGCCATAGGCAATTTCTACGAAGCCATGAAGTTTATCAGGGATATTTCGTCGGAGCATCAAGTTGCTCTTGCTGTTTTGAGTGCCGAGACAACCATAAACGAACAAAGCCCTTCAGGTGTGGAAAATATTAGAATGCTGAAAAATGTTGTGAACGATATAAAACAAAAAGGCAACTATGCATCCATTTTTTTCATTTCAGATTCTTTTATTATACCGCCACTGCTGGAACAGGACATAATAGTTTTTAAGTTTTCATACCCAAATAGAGGCAAAATATCGGAAATCTTGGATGAAATAATACAGGAATACTCCCTAATAGTTACAGACAAACTAAGAAACGAGCTAATATCTGCTCTTCAGGGCCTTACATATTCAGAGATTGAGAATTTGCTATATATTGCAATATCAGATGACGGGAGCTTGGATGAGAAAGACATAGATTTCTTCATGGACTACAAAAAACAAAAGGCGGAGAAAAACCCAATTGTTGAGTTTGTTGATTTAAGGGGTATATCCACAGATGTTGGTGGACTAAAAAACCTTAAAGAGTGGTTAAATAGAAAAAACAAGATATTTAGAAACCTGGATAAGGCTATAGAAAATGGCGTTGATCTGCCAAAGGGCGTATTGCTCGTGGGGATGCCTGGCTGCGGTAAATCTTTAACTGCCAAATATGCCGGCAAGTTGATGAATTTGCCCCTATTGAGACTGGATATGGGAAGGGTTATGGGCCCTTATCTTGGTCAATCAGAAGAAAACATAAGGAAAGCCATTCTAACGGCAGAATCCATAGCACCAAGCATTTTATGGATTGATGAATTAGAGAAGGCATTATCCGGCATCGGAGACAATAGTAATGACACGCTTACCAGAATATTTGGAACACTACTTACATGGATGCAGGAGAAGAAAAAAGCCGTTTTCTTAATTGCTACTGCCAATGACATATCTGGACTACCTGCTGAGTTTTTGAGAAAAGGCAGATTCGATGAAATATTCTTTGTAGATTTTCCTGATAGAGACTCAATGAGAGAGATATTCAAGATACATTTAAAAAACAGGAAAAAAGACCCAAATAGCATAGATCTCGATAGAGTTTTAGATGCAATGAAAGTTGGATATTCAGGTGCAGACATTGAGGCTATAGTGTCTGAAGCTGTAGAAAATGCCTTTATAGAAGGGAAAAATAGTGTGAGCACAGAGGACATACTAAACATAATAAGGAGCGGAAGCATCAAGCCTATGTCTGAGGTATTAAAAGACAAAGTGGATACATTAAGGGAAGCCTTTAAGAAGTATTCATTTAAACCTGCTAATTGA